The Miscanthus floridulus cultivar M001 chromosome 17, ASM1932011v1, whole genome shotgun sequence genome has a window encoding:
- the LOC136516779 gene encoding urease accessory protein G-like: protein MASHDHHHSHSHSHDHDHHHSHGDGGGHAAGGSWVGEDGRVWHSHDGLAPHSHEPIYSPGDFTKRAPPLTSRNFADRAFTVGIGGPVGTGKTALMLALCRFLRDKYSLAAVTNDIFTKEDGEFLIKHGALPEERIRAVETGGCPHAAIREDISINLGPLEELSNLYKADLLLCESGGDNLAANFSRELADYIIYIIDVSGGDKIPRKGGPGITQADLLVINKTDLAPAVGADLAVMERDALRMREGGPFVFAQVKHGVGVEEIVHQILQAWEIATGNKRR from the exons ATGGCGTCTCACGATCACCAccactcccactcccactcccacgACCACGACCACCACCATTCCCATGG GGACGGCGGTGGCCATGCAGCGGGGGGGTCGTGGGTAGGGGAGGACGGCCGCGTGTGGCACTCCCACGACGGCCTCGCGCCCCACTCCCACGAGCCCATCTACTCGCCCGGCGACTTCACCAAGCGCGCGCCGCCGCTCACCTCGCGCAACTTCGCTGACCGCGCCTTCACCGTCGGCATTGGAGGCCCCGTCGGCACCGG GAAAACTGCCCTGATGTTAGCATTATGCAGATTCCTACGCGACAAGTATAGTCTTGCAGCT GTCACAAATGATATATTCacaaaagaagatggagaattcTTAATCAAACATGGAGCTCTGCCTGAAGAGCGCATACGTGCAGTAGAGACTGGAGGTTGCCCTCATGCGGCTATTCGTGAAGATATCAGCATAAATCTTGGTCCTCTTGAGGAGCTATCGAACTTGTACAAAGCTGATTTGCTACTCTGTGAATCTGGGGGAG ATAACTTGGCAGCTAACTTCAGCAGAGAATTAGCAGACTACATAATCTACATTATTGATGTCTCTGGTGgggacaagataccaagaaaagGTGGCCCTGGTATAACACAGGCTGATCTTTTG GTAATAAACAAGACAGACCTAGCACCTGCTGTTGGAGCTGATCTGGCTGTAATGGAACGAGACGCCCTTCGCATGCGGGAAGGAGGGCCTTTTGTGTTTGCGCAG GTGAAACATGGAGTGGGCGTTGAGGAGATCGTGCATCAGATTTTGCAGGCGTGGGAAATTGCGACTGGTAATAAGCGGCGATAA